Genomic window (Nymphaea colorata isolate Beijing-Zhang1983 chromosome 1, ASM883128v2, whole genome shotgun sequence):
AAATGAATAGCCTCTTTAAACGTCCCTAGATCCTCTTGTGCAGTGGCAAAAAGCGCTTTCGGTTTTAAAGAAACCAGTCATGGAGAGCGAGTCAACGTCGGATGAGAATGACCGTGAGGACGAGTAAGAAGATCAACTCGAGTGGCTACAGTGTCAGTAGCTAAGGCTGACGATATTGGTAAAGGAGATGCATCCAGCGAAGAGGATGCCAAGGTCATGTTGGGAGTGAGTCCCATGGTGGGCACCATTGCTATAGGCTGATCAGTGTCATGGATTGGCAAACTGATATGCTCAGGAGAAGAAGCCGTGACAGATGATGAAGATCCAGCCATTGGAAAGGGTAAAACAGTATAAGAGTTTGATGAGGGCTGCATTTGATTGACGGGACCGGTAGAAGGGGCGTTGGGCATCTTTGGCAGCCAATGAGATAAGACTGCATCTGAAATATCCTTATGATGATCGGATTCACCGGTatgaatttgataaaaaataatatgtcGAGATATAATGATATGTCGATGGCTCTTGTCATAGAATAGATACCCCTTATGATGACTAGAATAACCCAAAAAAATGCATGGAGTAGTCCTGGGCTGAAATATTGAATCATTCATGGGCCTCAGTAAAGTGCATATTCTGGATCCTTTTGAAAAAACGTATAAAATGGTGATTTTCACTGCTTGGTAAACGATTGGTGATATAAATAGCAGTTCGGAATTAATCAACCCAAAAATTGTATGACAAACCAGCATCATAAATCATACTTAATCATGTTTCAACGACAAGACGATTTTTCCATTCAACTATACCATTTTGTTTGGGAGTATAAGGACAAGAAAACTGATGAAAGATCTCATGTGCTTCACAGAATGAAGCTAAGTCGGAATTCACAAATTTTTTGCCATTGTCAGATTGAACGGAACATATATGagcatttaattatttttcaaccAAGATCTTAAATTCTTGAAACATAAACAACTTCAGACTTAACTTTAAGAGGAAACAGTCATGAAAATCTGGAATAGTTGTCAACTATGAGCAGAAAAAACCTGAAACCCTCTCGAGAGATAATCGGggcaggtccccatacatccatATGAAGCATTTCAAGAGGTCGTGAAGCTTGGAAATCAAAGGTTGGAAAGGGTTATTTATGTGCCTTTCCCATAAGACAAGACTGACATACTCATTATGAAATAGGAGAATTTATTGATATGAGTCGACtagaatttaaaaaactaacGATCTTCTTGTTTGCATGACCAGGCCGCCAATGCCATAGATCAAATGATGCTGAGATTTTATTGATGCCTGCTGGAAATCAGCAACTAAACGCTGCTCCCTTGATTGAAAAAGAATCCATGTTTGATCTGACCGCCTTGATGGGTAGAGACTGTCATGCATCTTTGGTccttgaagaaaaacatttccCATCTGCTGATCCTTAATAACAAAATCATGTGGTGAGAATTGAAAGATGCAGTCATTTTTAGATGTAAATTTTTCCACTGATAAGATATTGTGAGCCATTCTAGTAACATGCAGCGCATTTGTAAGATAGAATGAAGTCCCTACAGAATTAACTAGTAAATTTCCTATATGCTTAATAGAGATGCTTGAACCATTACCGATCATGATATTGTCGGCCCATcatatgttgttttgttttgcatcaTCTCATCATTGTTGACAATATGATTAGTTGCTCCTGAGTCGGGATACCAGTATTCACTAGTAGACTCCTACAAATTCATAGCTGAAAATGCATGCGGAATATAATAACACATCCTTGCCGAATGGCCCTTCCGTCCATAGTACTGACACGTTATGATGGTACGAGGATGATTTCCATTTCCTGCATTGTTATTTGGGTCTCCATGATATGATTGACGTGAACATGTGTTTAATTTCCTCGTCCTTGGAATCGACCTCATTGCCGACCTCTGAAAGTGCCTCGTCCTCTATCGATTCCAGTTGCCTACTCCATAATAGGTAATTGTCCCTATTGAGCTCAACAGATACAAGTGTAGTGATGGCATTCCATTGAGTTGAAGAGGACGATGAATTTTCCATGATATTTAtagaagaagaatatgatgGCTCTGATAGCATGTGAAAACTCATgatgattgagagagagagagagaggaatttcAAAATTGTATCTCACGCACATTCCATAGCTGATAATACAGGATAATTATAGAGTACAAGAGATAAGGAGGTTACAACAACAAGGCAAGAGATGAAAACGTAAATCAGATTCCAAATTAATAGGTGCTGATACATTTTTATCTCTTGCAGATTTCGTcacttttaaatttcaaaattcaaactctTTCCTTAACAAAAGTGTATCAACACCAAGTGTAAATGTGATTCTCATATAAAAGATCAGCAGGAGACTAGGGATGTAATGTatcctaaaaaaatttaatgacCGATttagaaatcagattggattcggatttatgaaatgacatccaatcggaTGCAAATTCAGATTTCAagatacataaatatccgatcatattcagatttggatctgatttaattttaaataaatatcatatatctgaacgctcttacattttgaaaatgttcaaaatgTGGACTAAGATTCAAATATATGAACGTGAAAATCAGATTGGAATTGTAAAaccagattttgaatttggatttgaatagttgtttgaatttgaatcagaacatgtgaatatccaaaaaagtggatacaGTTAAACGGTGTATCTTATTCGAATCAAATCCAGTGACATTCCTACGTACAAGCGGCATGGTGAGTGTTGAATCGCCCTGCATCGTGGACATGACCCAATGGTTGAACCACATTAAATGCCTTTCCTTGTTCTCGCTCTCTCTTacttgctttttgtttttctgatacCTTCCTCAAAATAGAAATTAGCGTTCGAGTACCAATGATCCTACCTAAAGTTTATTTTACTTATTTCTTATCAGGTCACATCCATGTGTTCTTCAATCGAATGCTGTGATTGATAGTGTAACAGCCAGTTTTCTCATCTCATGTGTCTCAGACTGGGTATATGTTAACATTTTAGGGTGCGCAATTGAGACCAATATGTATCCATAATTCCTGTTGATCATCAAGTCATAAGCCCAAGGCAAAGAAACTTACTCCATGTTAAATTTTCATGGCACATAGAACTGTGGACGCCAGACATGCACTCCCTTTCTCATAAGCATTTCATAATGTGGTGTGTGACTTGTAAAGTGTGAAAGAAAAACACCACCTGCCTCGAGAACATCTCAGTCTTATTGATTTGTCAAATTTCGCCAAGGGTCTGATTTTATAAGAATCATATTGGCACCATCCCTTTTGGCTTCTAATGCCGAAAACTCTCCCCCcaaatcagaaatttcttttaGGACAACAGTAATGAAAGTTTCAACTGTCGGTCACCACCACACGtactttttcatttgttttttcttccttttttttttctttgttaacaCTCATTGGTCTTCTCCCCTTTTTTCTTAACTTCATTTTTAATAACCAAGCTGGGAGAATGAAACAGTACAACTCCCGTCAGAGGTTTCTCCAAGTTGCACAAGTGGGATCCTAGTCATgcataaatcatatttttgctAGTTATTTAATGTATAAggttttgatttgaaaattttccttgtCCTATTCATTcaacttcttcctcttctttttcattatcaAGTTATGGTTGGGCAACTCCCATCAAGTTATATTAAGAGACATAGCGGCCTTCTGCCATGGGGCATGCCTTGTGTACTGAGCTATTGACTTCAACTTGATGGTGCTTAAGTCCAGCTAGCTAGCGGGGCAGAGAGCtatgcttccttttcttttcgcCTCTGAAGAAATTTACTAACCATTTGACCATGTCTTCCTCTGCTCATTCTTTTCCCAGAGATTCAGACTGATGTTATGAACTGCACATGTAAATGGTAGACAAAGCTTTAAATGCACATATGTGCATACAATACCATGTCTCTTTTTTGTCTGCAGCTGATTTCCTTTTTGACACAACATTAGTGGACTTGTTTAATCCTACTTGCAGTGCGCGTGCaaatttttctcattatatTGGAGGCGCTAAAATTTGTGAACATGACTGACCTGGTTTGGAAGCTTTAGGGCATGCTTGATTATTGAACTACGCTATCTCCTTggtctttttctgttttattagTTAGAAAGTTTTGGATTTCTTCATCAGACGTTTGATTGCTCTATGAAATGTGAGGATAAAGGTTACACTAGCAATAACGCATGCAATTATTTATGGAGTTATGATAATTATATGGGAGTCTTGGAAGCTTCTATTTCTATAGTAAGCGGTTGTGTCTTAAGAAGTAAATGCAGGAATTCCCAAGGGGCGTGGTGCAACAGATTAGGTGGGGGATGGTAAGTGGTCAGTCTCAATTTTGAGCTTCTATGACTTCAATTTTCTCTGTCTCAAAGTGGGGGCACAAATATGTAAGTTAAAATATAGCGGGGTACTGTTATCCTGAGGCACCAAAACTAGGTCTGCTACTCTCGGGGATGGGAGAATGTAATGAGGGTTTTGGCTCTCAATGGGGCGTTAGGATGAGCTCACCCAGTAACAGGCAAAAATGGTGACAGCATTAGCAAAACACACCTTATGCACACAAAAATTTTAGTATATTGCAGATAACAAATCCTAATATTGTAGCTTGACTCGAGAAATCTGAACCATAGGAATCCTATTCCAATATATAAGGCCCCATGAAATAATTGAAATTTGCATATTTCCACGAAGACAAGTTTGGTTTGAACCTTCCGATTTAAGACTCATAACAGGCATCaaagcaagaaaacaaaaaagtgttCTACAGTCAGTCACGTCTACTACTCTGCAGTAGAAGAGATTCTTATGCTAACTCGTCCTGGACTTGATTTTAGCCATAATTGTATGCTCGAGTCGCATCTTGTGTAGACATCGGAGACTTAAAGGCAACATCAAATGAACAGAAAAGAACGGTGGCGACTGAATCAACCAGATATTGAACTACAGTTCAAAAAAATACCAGAATAAATGCGTCCATGAACTTTTAGTACCAAGCGTTTCATTGCAGGTCAGAGCAGCAGTGGCTCCTATTAATAATTTCCCCTAATACATGCAATGGTTTCACGCACATAAAAAAGTCCACATTGTTTTAAGAAAGCGTCTGTTCTGCTTCCGGATTGTTCCGCCGGTTGCCAACTTCATCCAAAGCATTGATGGTGGCGCAGCCAAATCGAAGAAGTGTGACGCCTCCTGGAGCTTAATTTTCCTGTCTGGCCGGCAACGGACCCAACGGACAGCGCCAGGATCTCCCCTGTACCCTGGCACAGGATCTGTAGTCCCCACCATGTGTCCCCCTCATGCTGGCATCGACCCACCACCCTAGGTACCTGGCTTCCCTATCCTAACTGGTCATCCAGGAAACTAGATTATATACCTCAAACTGCGGGGAGAGATCAGGATTTCTATTTGAATTTGGAGTCTTTCACGAGTTCGATGCAGAATTTAATTGCACAACAATGGTAGTGGAATTGCAGAATTTGTCagtaaaagaaaaggacaagagATGAGAGAGAGTAATCATGGTGGTTGCGAGCCAATTGATCAATCACTTGCTTAATTTGAAGATAAAATCGAGGCCGGCTTTTTGTTCATCTCTCAATAGGGGAAATCGGATGCGGAATTGTACTTGCATATGCCAAAACCTTCGATGTTGGTCGTCGAGATTCACGTATATCTACCTTTTCAGTTGTCACTGTGAATTAATGAATTAAACACATTACCGTAGAAAtccaataagaaaaagaagaagacgaggaggacgatgatgatgatgataatgatgatcaaaaagaagaagaaaaagaagaaggtcCGTGAAATTTGACTTAAGCAGGTTGGTCATGGCTATTTGAAAGAGCGACAAGGTGGCACGGGGGAGgcggagggagaggaggagcgATTAGATGCCTAACCTGGTGGCTCGCTTCCTTTCCACCAGCCTTGGTGCCGAAAGGAATTCAGAAGTCTTGGCTTTCATGGGGAGGCCGGGAAATCCTACACGGGCTGCCGGCGGGCCAAAGGGACGATCTCGGCGAGCGGCGTGGGCAGAGGGGAGGGAAGGGGAGAGGTTCGACACATGGGGCAGGTGGGCCGAAGCTTGAGCCAGGGGTCGACGCACTTGACATGGAAGAGGTGGCCGCAGTCGGGAAGGAGGCGGAGAATGTCTGAGTCCTTATAGTCCATTAGGCAGATGGAGCAGCAGCTGGGCAGCACAGGGGAGCCGCCTCCCCTCCGCCCCGCTGCCTGAGCGTAGGTGAGCTTAGGACAAGTGAGCAAGGTGGCGTCGTCCAGGCCGCCGCCGCCGGCGACCGCCCCAATACCGTTCAGGAGATTGTCGTTGCCGGGTTCCTGCCGCTGCTGGCGCTGTTGTTGTGTGGAGGTGTGGGCGCGGGCGCAGAAGTAGGAGGCGACGGTGATGGTGGTGATAAGGACGAGGACGCCGACGGCGACTCCTATCCCATAGGCGAACCCGCTCAGAGGCCCTCCATTTGAATAATCAAAATTCGCAGAGCTGTTGCTCAtcgtctctgtctctctccctccctctttcttcttttgagagGTGAATGGAGACCATATAGTCGACCTTCGCCAGCTCCCCAGCAGTATAAAAATGGCAAGTGTTTTTGTCGACAGAactgcagagagagagagaggaaggtggagaagaaaaagaagaagaagcttggCAGGGAAGGGAGGTCGGGGTGGTCGATTGGTCAAATACTTGGAAATGTCAACGCATGGTGGGCGGGCGCTCTGGAAATGGAGCTCCTATGAACACCAGCAGCATGTGCAACAGAGGGAGACGGAGAGAGATGTCAAGAAGTGATGACAACTCAAAAATGAGCTTAGTTTATCTTGGAGGtcatcctttctctctctttctctcctttctcatttcatggcctctttctctctatccaACCTGCCTATAGCTTAGTTAGTTGGATCTTCAGCACATAAACAAAGCGTATCAGGATTCATTCCCGCGAGCATTACATGTTGATCGGCATTAAgataaaaagaatgaaagtgaTATCCTGGACAAGAGTTGTGATTGTGCCCCCTTTTCATCTCTCCTTATATCTTTTGCCATATATCTTTTGTTCTTATATCTTTTGCCAAAAGATGTCATTgaagttgtgtttgtttcatcacGGATTGGAGATCCACGccttaaatccatagatttaaggtcagacctcCTCTCATTCGATCTTAAACTCTAGAAACACACCTTTTAATGCAGTATCAAACCTAAGGCAGTATCAAACCTAAGAGTTGAAAttatcaaacgcaaccttaaaGTAAAAGGTTTAAGGGTTGATATGGTGGTGTTGTCTttaacaatctctctctctcagccttATACATGTCTCTATCCTTCCCGACTGTTTTTTTGTAGTCTGCGTGCAGATTACGGATCACTCCATGAcgtaaatgaaataaagaaccAATATATCCCATCCAATCTTCGCGTTGGGAAGAAACAACCAAGGCCTGTCCTCTTAATATTCAATTCTCGCATACCATACAtctatactatatatatatatatatatatatatatatatatatatatatatatatatatagagagagagagagagagagagagagattgaaaaaaaaaattcttacgTGCAAGTTGCATCTGcttaatttaaatataaatgtgtTGGGATTTCTTACTTACTAAGGATGACACAGCAAATCAGGTGTTCTCATGTAAAATATGATCTTATGAGTGATCGAGTTGgtgaaatagaaataaaaaaaacgcaATTGGAAGTTGCATTGTCTGAATTTCAGAACGTGGGCGTGTTCAAGGACTACTCAACATTATTGCTTAGTTATTACGGATGAGGAGGAAAATCGAGttgtttttttggtaaaaaatgaTTCGATGACTTTGCCAAATTATGGGTCGTTGATCTTAAAAGGTGCTCGGATAGTGCAATCTCAGGATTCAAAGCTCTTCCAGACTTCCGCTATTAATCAACAGTGTGGATCACGTACAACTTAAAAGTGATTCTTACTCAATCTTGATGTATAGCGTGACACACGAGGGAGGTGGAgttgtcttctctctctctctctctctctctctctctctctctctctctatatatatatatatatatatatatatatatatatatatatatatatatatatatatatatagagagagagagagagtatatatatatatatatatatgaaaaagagaTGCAAAGTAGTGGGTGGTGATACTTTACCGTCCGCTCCGTTTGGGAAGGGTGCAATTTTATGAGACGGGTTTGTGTTTTGATAACCAACTTTTTGTTGTAGAGTCGGTCGCATTATGGTTGCTCCTTAACATAGTGTAGGAGAATGATCAGTTATTTCGGTTTCTTTTTACCCCAGAATTTAATGAACAAGTTTCTCTCCCCTTGAAAGGTCAAACAAGCAAAGCTATTATATCGCATGATCTAAGATGCCAATCTTTGCCTCCACTCTCTTGTCACACACTTAGTAGAAAAAGTTGGATCTAGCTTTCTTTAGAAATAAACAGAAAGATGAGGCCCATTTCCAGATTACAGGCAATTTCTGGGCCTGTGAGTGACATTTTGTTTGAGGACTTTTTTGGGTGTTGTGGTGTCAGTGAATATATCGGTCCATGTCAACCGATACGCCAGAAAAGTACTCCAGAAATGGGGTTTGTATCGGTTGATACAATTCCGTATCGGGTGACATGCTAATAAATATGGTATCATAATATCAGTTTTAGACTCTTAATTGTCTTCTTATGGTCTGCCAATCAATACCAGCTGATTAGTATTAGTGATTGTTTTGATGCAGTAGAGGTGTTTCTTAAGATGAGGCTTCACTCTATTCCTCGGGTTGATGGAtaaaaccatagtcacaaataacattttagGGTTTTAAACGctgaggtttttctcgagtataataggATGAACCTGAAGAATACGAGAAAAATACGagaatacggtaaatttttaaaaaactaaaaatcgAGGGAAAATAAAGTAAGtgaaaactaataacacaaacatcaaaatataagtaaatttgcaataaataaaaaacgaaaaaaaaaactatttgacattaaaaaaatgaaaaaaaaaagtgaaaaaaggcaaaaaaaaatgtgacttttttattcaaaaagacatgtttttttagTGACCGTAAGGACAAAGGAAATAGGGAAACTTTGGCTCTCATTTGAGTGGTGGGTAACCTCCCACTCACCCAAAAAGGAATAAATTAACTGAAAGAATTTGAAACAGCGGTTAGGTTTTGATTAAACTGATAATTGATGAAAAATAAGGCCTAAAGCATTTCAAATAGACTAAAAATGGATCCACGGATCTGGATcctaataaaagaaaacaatagaCAAGACCAAATTCTCGTAAATTGTATTCTCAGCTTCTGCCCTGCATCAGTTTCTTAAGTATTCAAGAAGGAAATAACACACATTTGGGCTGTTTTTCATCTCTGGTGCATGTGAAATCTTATAATGTGGTATCCAGCCATGTTGAAAAAACAAGTTCATCCTTCCGTGATCCAAAGAATTGTTATGAATAAGGGTGTCAATGTATTGCACTTGAATCTGATATATTTTCCACCACATCCGTCGTATGAGATGATCACAATATTTTCGCATTGGATAGAAAAGTTTACATAATATATGGATCTGAAATAACAACCCAAATCTAATTTACGAATTCACATCTGGATTTGAACACAACTTCAAACCAAATGCTCGCTACATTAAGATATGCTAAGAGAGACTTTCTAAATATATGGttattagatataagatatttatttaacattGATTCcgcatccaaatctgaatctctATGGATATTTATTGAATCTGATTGGGTGTCGTTTTTTAAGTCTGAATATGATCTGGTTCCCTAatcagatgttaaatttttttcattatgttttttttttttttggaagctGTTCCATCAGATATCTAATCTAAATCAGACTTATTGACAACCCTGGTTATtgaccaattaaaaaaatattttcttgggaCCCTATCTAGCTAGCTAGACTATTATTTCCAGAACTAGATGAGCGGGCAGTTTGACAACTTCATGTGCCAGATTTGTTTATTTTAAGTGAAATGTTACTTTTTCCTTGATTTTATTCTTTAATTCCcataaagaaaacattttcttttgttttttttaagagCTACACCTGCCGTAAAACTGACAAATAAAAGTGTGAGGTAAACTTCTATTAACCTGAGAAGCAGAAATAATCACTTTTTGAATTTGTGCGTCATATATATGCTGCCCATATGGGAAAACCATGTTCCCACGGTTTACCCTGAGGAgtaatgtttaaaattttggatgggGAAAATTTTTTTGGGTACCACTTTTACCTTTGTAAGGGAGTGTCTTCCATTTAGTTGTTAGTGACCTGCTCCACATTTTATACCCATATAGTTGACAATAAGAGTTCTTTATTATAAATGATCACAAAAAGGTGGTTTTTCaaatgcaattaaaaaaaaaattaagcccaagaatgaaaatttccctttttttttaatcttggaAATCGTCACGGTCCTGTCTGCGTAGTACTTATTGAATCGGTAGATGTTCCTCTAGTGACGCCACTGCCTTTGAATGGTAgctagatccagatccatatccACATAACTCAAGTGTAACGGCTTATTGACCATAACTTTCTCTCTTGGTTGACAAAGGGTCACCAGAAATGCCCTTAATACTCAAATGGAATAAGCTGCCTGCCTTATGGAACGCCATGTGTCACGAGCACTGTGGCCGGAGTTACCGGATCTTGAGGAATCATGGCCGCCAGATTCAACCATAGCAGTCCAATCGACTCTATTAGTTAGCTTCTACATGGACCCATCAGGCGCATCTTAGGCTTAGATTGTTTTCTACCGTCAacggcggagctagaaatttttgttgtGGTGGCACTAATATAAGAAATCTTAGATTTGATGGACACCAATATAGAATAAATTAAGTTGTTTGCTCATACAAGGCCACACCTCTGCTGATAGTGCTGGTCTAACCTACCCTATCTATGCATCACCTTTCACAAAACGAAACGCGCAAATAATTAATATATACACCGGATCTACATATTAATCACGCGTCACGCCAAGACTTTGTTGATGAACTAAGATAAACTTCAAAGCATTCACACCAACGTTGACTACACAATAATCTAAGCTTCTCACAAGTCATACCCAAATGAGCAAGTGAGCTGCTGGGGAAGTGTTGTGAATGTTCCATAGAAGCCTGCCTATCCGCCAAGCAATAATTATATAGGGATGGGTATCGGGTGAACTCGAACTCTGGCGGGCCACAGCATGTGAGCACAGCTTAGGCCCGACGCCCGGCCTGactaaaataaaaatgcattttaatctaatataatatataaatataattaattatcatataatatatgtattaaataataataaaaataagttaTTGTGCCTACTCTGTCTTGTTTAGCCGGGCACATATCTTATTGGACCAGCCGATGCTCAAATTTAGGACCTGCACCCGGGCCTCAATCAGACCAAATACCGGTTACTCGTTGGGTACTTGGCCCTAATGAAAGCTTCTTCTTTTGGTAGGAGAGAGGAAGCCCCACATGGCCCATAGCTGGACTAGGAGAACCCACCCCACATGGCGATTGGCCAACTCTCCCACCCTCTCCCCCTCAAGGAGAACTGCTGTTTTGTTGTGGAATTATGGCCACACCAGGCACCTCCAAACATGGTCATTCTGCACCTGGATGATAGATAGAGCAGCCAACCAAGTTCTAACTAAATAAATCTCGAATATCCGGGCTCTGATTGATAAGGTCAGATAAAGAAAACTGAATCCTAttaacagtttgatggggattcaTTTAAATGTTTTAGAATTGAAATCCAATCTCCATTTGGTTTTGATGGAATACTCTCTATCTTATTATAGTTAGCCAACCAAGTTCTCACTAAATAAATCTCAAATTAGGCATAGCTTTCTCCGATTAACAACCCGCTCGGATTGGTCAGATCAGATAAACAAAACTGAATCCTCTTAACACTCTGATGGGGATTCAGTTAAAGTCTCACAATTGAAATTCCATCTGGATTTGGTTGTGATCGTTAATCATTATCTCAATATAGTTAGGCAATTAGTTAGACCCAGTGAATTATTTTCTCCTAATCTGGTTTCAACTTCACCGCGGATTGGCTAATATGGATTGCTTGGAGGAAGTAACATCTAGGAATCTATGTGTTCCATTTGCATCCCTACCTCCAATGGCTTAGTCAAACACGGCAAATTGATTGTTCTAGAACTACATTAATCCTTCAATTGCGACGGCCTGTGGTTTGTTTAGGGAATAACTACAGATAAGACTTTTGAAAGGAATGggaaaaaataacaacattTTAGATATAAGATTTTCATTAGCAGAAAGGTCTTCCCAACAACTGGATCATCCTCGGCTCATGGGTTGGAACGTGCAAGAGCTGTTCTTCAAAACTAAAGGAAGAAAATTGTTTGCTGGTGTAGTCACTATCCAGGAAAAGTCTATGTGCCCATTGGAATTTTGATGTATTTCTCTAACGAAATTTGAGCAAAATGTGATGTAGGTGTCTAATAATTCAAACTTTCgttttgtaatatttttatggaa
Coding sequences:
- the LOC116267444 gene encoding RING-H2 finger protein ATL70-like, with the protein product MSNSSANFDYSNGGPLSGFAYGIGVAVGVLVLITTITVASYFCARAHTSTQQQRQQRQEPGNDNLLNGIGAVAGGGGLDDATLLTCPKLTYAQAAGRRGGGSPVLPSCCSICLMDYKDSDILRLLPDCGHLFHVKCVDPWLKLRPTCPMCRTSPLPSPLPTPLAEIVPLARRQPV